One window of Corynebacterium sp. P3-F1 genomic DNA carries:
- a CDS encoding NYN domain-containing protein, translating into MTDLHTTTHPYTAGAEAGPDNLLLVWDAPNLDMGLGAILGGRPTAAYRPRFDAIGRWLAMQAVDLGAATGTTVEPEATVFTNVAPGSADVVRPWVEALRNVGFAVFAKPKADEDSDVDEDMVDHIRRRQDEGVLRGVVVASADGQNFQELLDELAADGLPVTVLGFHEHASWAVTSQTISFVDLEDIPGVFREPLPRVNLDQLPEEGAWLQPFRPLSVLLNKG; encoded by the coding sequence ATGACAGACTTGCACACGACGACCCACCCTTACACCGCCGGAGCGGAGGCGGGACCCGACAATCTCCTGCTGGTGTGGGACGCGCCGAACCTGGATATGGGCTTGGGGGCGATCTTGGGCGGCCGCCCGACAGCCGCGTACCGCCCGCGGTTTGACGCGATCGGCCGCTGGCTAGCAATGCAGGCAGTGGACCTCGGCGCCGCAACCGGCACGACCGTCGAGCCGGAGGCCACCGTGTTCACCAACGTCGCACCGGGCAGCGCCGATGTTGTCCGCCCGTGGGTGGAGGCGCTGCGCAACGTCGGTTTCGCTGTCTTTGCCAAACCAAAGGCCGACGAGGACTCGGACGTGGACGAGGACATGGTGGACCACATCCGGCGCCGGCAAGACGAAGGCGTGCTGCGCGGGGTCGTGGTCGCGTCCGCTGACGGCCAGAATTTCCAGGAGCTGCTCGACGAGCTCGCCGCTGACGGCCTGCCCGTCACGGTGCTCGGTTTCCACGAACACGCGAGCTGGGCGGTGACGTCCCAAACGATTTCATTCGTAGACTTGGAGGACATCCCCGGGGTGTTCCGCGAGCCCTTGCCGCGGGTCAACCTGGACCAGCTGCCGGAAGAAGGCGCATGGCTGCAGCCTTTCCGCCCGCTGTCGGTGCTGCTCAACAAAGGTTAA
- a CDS encoding lysylphosphatidylglycerol synthase transmembrane domain-containing protein, producing the protein MTSARAWIRWLAPVVVLVILGVVFRDQLPFLGKAYETLRHASLAPVAAAVVCAMLAILAMAAVMRILLTADGVRVNMGNASAITLASNAWSTTIPGGPAISAWLTFNVHRSWGASVGLCGWFFVISGALSTVWMVVIGIAAVIFLGARLSIWALVGSLVVALAAIAGLFWAIYNPDILRRWVRFLPERVRGKVVEVVDQLGSIRMSPGAFLAAALFSLLNQLIDVTTLYFSVTAVTGTLPGFTAGLNETTVQGVALAFIMTKLAGAAQVTPGGIGTVEPVATASLVASGLTLVDATAATLIYRIISFALITAIGWIIYLFVYAGKGFMIGRGDSATDSAPDSALLPD; encoded by the coding sequence GTGACCAGCGCCCGGGCGTGGATCCGCTGGCTGGCACCGGTCGTGGTGCTGGTCATCCTCGGCGTTGTTTTCCGCGACCAGCTGCCGTTTCTCGGCAAGGCGTATGAGACGCTGCGCCACGCCTCCCTTGCCCCCGTCGCTGCGGCGGTGGTGTGCGCGATGCTGGCGATTCTGGCGATGGCCGCGGTGATGCGGATCCTGCTCACCGCCGACGGCGTGCGCGTGAACATGGGCAACGCGTCCGCGATCACCTTGGCCAGCAATGCCTGGTCCACGACGATCCCGGGCGGGCCGGCGATTTCCGCTTGGCTGACATTCAACGTGCACCGCTCGTGGGGTGCCTCGGTCGGGCTGTGCGGCTGGTTCTTCGTCATCTCCGGCGCGCTGTCCACGGTGTGGATGGTGGTCATCGGGATTGCCGCCGTCATCTTCCTCGGCGCCCGGTTGTCCATCTGGGCGCTGGTTGGCTCCCTCGTAGTCGCGCTCGCCGCCATCGCAGGACTGTTCTGGGCCATCTACAATCCGGACATCCTCCGGCGCTGGGTGCGTTTCCTGCCTGAGCGCGTGCGCGGCAAGGTCGTTGAGGTCGTCGACCAGCTCGGCTCCATCCGCATGAGCCCGGGCGCGTTCCTCGCCGCAGCGTTGTTCTCGCTGTTGAACCAGCTTATCGACGTCACCACCCTCTATTTCTCCGTCACCGCCGTCACCGGAACCCTCCCCGGCTTCACTGCCGGGTTGAACGAGACGACCGTTCAGGGCGTGGCCCTAGCGTTCATCATGACCAAGCTCGCCGGCGCGGCGCAGGTCACTCCGGGCGGCATCGGCACCGTCGAACCCGTGGCCACCGCATCGCTCGTCGCTTCAGGCCTCACGCTTGTCGACGCCACCGCCGCCACCCTCATCTACCGAATCATTTCCTTCGCCCTGATCACCGCCATCGGCTGGATCATCTACCTGTTCGTCTACGCCGGAAAGGGCTTCATGATCGGGCGGGGTGATTCTGCAACCGACTCCGCACCCGATTCTGCGCTCCTGCCAGATTAA
- a CDS encoding DUF3054 domain-containing protein, whose product MKISSPVAIALDTLAIAVFALLARIAHQTEEMPLNFTGWLSTLWPFLVGVALAWVIVTLSSDRGGENKGEDKGWLIWLITVATGLIIWGIRNQQLPHWSFVVVASVMSALLMLGWRGIVRLIKR is encoded by the coding sequence ATGAAGATTTCATCACCTGTTGCCATTGCCCTGGACACCCTCGCCATCGCCGTCTTCGCGCTACTGGCGCGCATCGCACACCAGACTGAGGAGATGCCGCTGAACTTCACCGGCTGGCTGTCCACGCTGTGGCCGTTCCTCGTGGGTGTGGCGCTGGCCTGGGTGATCGTCACGCTCTCCAGCGACCGCGGCGGCGAGAATAAAGGTGAGGACAAGGGCTGGCTCATCTGGCTGATCACCGTCGCCACCGGCCTGATCATCTGGGGCATAAGAAATCAGCAGCTGCCGCACTGGTCCTTCGTTGTGGTGGCCAGCGTGATGTCGGCGCTGCTGATGTTGGGGTGGCGCGGTATTGTGCGCCTGATCAAGCGGTAG
- a CDS encoding cyclopropane-fatty-acyl-phospholipid synthase family protein, with the protein MIVDNLNKNFTPMTVAEIVDALFPAGTPFRWEAFDGSTTGPEDAEHTVRVTSPEGLSYIATAPGDLGLARAWVTDGLVVEGEHLAHPYGIFDHLRTLYDNYSRPDVATGLRIARSLRSMGAIQVQPIPEAEQASWLERRVRQGLSRHSKERDADVISSHYDVGNDFYELFLGESMAYTCAYYPTPDASLDEAQENKFRLVFEKMNLQPGGRHLDIGCGWGSMVRYAARRGVKSLGVTLSKEQAEWAQAKIEEEGLADLAEVRHLDYRDVTETDFDAISSIGLLEHIGVDNYASYFDFLAGKLRPGGVMVNHCITYPDNHKTKSGDFMDRYIFPDGELTGSGTIIRKMQDHGFEVFHEENIRFDYMRTLHDWCENLRANWDRAVELVGGNTAKLWGMYMAGSEWGFEHDVVELHQVVGIKLDENGSRAGTPERRWWNDSVF; encoded by the coding sequence ATGATCGTCGATAACTTGAACAAGAATTTCACGCCCATGACCGTCGCCGAGATCGTGGACGCACTCTTTCCCGCAGGCACTCCCTTCCGCTGGGAGGCTTTCGACGGCTCAACGACCGGCCCGGAGGACGCCGAGCACACCGTGCGGGTGACCAGTCCCGAGGGTCTGTCCTACATCGCCACTGCACCCGGTGATCTCGGGCTCGCGCGTGCGTGGGTCACCGACGGCCTCGTCGTCGAGGGCGAGCACTTGGCCCACCCCTACGGGATTTTCGACCACCTGCGCACGCTGTACGACAACTACTCCCGCCCCGATGTGGCGACGGGCCTGCGCATCGCTCGGTCCCTGCGGTCCATGGGGGCAATCCAGGTCCAGCCGATCCCGGAGGCCGAGCAGGCGTCCTGGTTGGAGCGCCGCGTGCGCCAGGGCCTGTCCCGACACTCGAAGGAGCGCGACGCCGATGTCATCTCCTCCCACTACGACGTGGGCAACGACTTCTACGAACTGTTCCTCGGCGAATCCATGGCGTACACCTGCGCCTACTACCCCACCCCGGATGCCAGCCTGGACGAGGCGCAGGAGAACAAATTCCGGCTCGTGTTCGAGAAAATGAACCTTCAACCCGGCGGGCGCCACCTCGACATCGGCTGCGGGTGGGGCTCCATGGTGCGCTACGCGGCGCGGCGCGGGGTGAAATCCCTCGGCGTCACGCTGTCGAAAGAGCAGGCGGAGTGGGCCCAGGCGAAAATCGAGGAAGAAGGCTTGGCTGATCTGGCAGAGGTCCGTCACCTCGACTACCGCGACGTGACCGAGACGGACTTCGACGCGATCTCCTCCATCGGCCTGCTCGAGCACATCGGTGTGGACAACTACGCCTCCTACTTCGACTTCCTCGCCGGCAAGCTCCGCCCGGGCGGGGTGATGGTCAACCACTGCATCACCTACCCGGACAACCACAAGACTAAGAGCGGCGACTTCATGGACCGCTACATCTTCCCCGACGGGGAACTGACCGGTTCGGGCACCATCATCCGCAAGATGCAGGACCACGGTTTCGAGGTCTTCCACGAGGAGAATATCCGGTTCGACTACATGCGCACGCTGCACGACTGGTGCGAGAATCTGCGGGCGAATTGGGACCGAGCCGTCGAGCTCGTCGGCGGGAACACCGCGAAGCTCTGGGGCATGTACATGGCGGGATCCGAGTGGGGCTTCGAGCACGATGTCGTCGAGCTGCACCAGGTAGTGGGCATCAAGCTCGATGAGAACGGTTCCCGCGCCGGCACGCCTGAGCGCCGGTGGTGGAACGACTCAGTTTTCTAG
- the trmB gene encoding tRNA (guanosine(46)-N7)-methyltransferase TrmB, giving the protein MQDSQDSQDSRDALGELPHGRPPQTEFDTGLDYPRLGSVTFRRGTLTDNQQSLFDEHWPRLGTVLTDEADEQFIDYDAWFGRSGHPTIVEIGSGTGTSTAAMAPLEADANIIAVELYKPGLAKLLGSVVRGDIENVRMIRGDGVEVLARMVAPESLDAVRIFFPDPWPKARHHKRRIIQSGTLNLIATRLKPGGVLHVATDHADYAEWIDELVEAEPALDFKGWPWDDAPILTDRQVITKFEGKGLEKDHMIREYLWVKK; this is encoded by the coding sequence ATCCAGGACAGCCAGGACAGCCAGGACAGCAGAGACGCGCTGGGCGAGCTCCCGCACGGCCGCCCGCCGCAGACTGAGTTCGACACCGGTCTCGACTACCCGCGATTGGGGTCGGTCACTTTCCGCCGCGGCACGTTGACCGACAACCAGCAGTCGCTTTTCGACGAACACTGGCCCCGCCTCGGCACCGTCCTCACTGATGAGGCCGACGAGCAGTTCATCGACTACGACGCGTGGTTCGGCCGCAGCGGTCACCCCACGATCGTGGAGATCGGTTCGGGCACAGGAACCTCGACGGCAGCGATGGCCCCGCTGGAGGCAGACGCCAACATCATTGCCGTGGAGCTGTACAAGCCGGGACTGGCAAAGCTGCTGGGGTCGGTGGTGCGCGGGGACATCGAGAATGTCCGCATGATCCGCGGCGACGGTGTGGAGGTGCTCGCCCGCATGGTCGCCCCGGAATCGCTCGATGCCGTGCGCATCTTCTTCCCCGACCCGTGGCCGAAAGCGCGCCATCACAAGCGGCGCATCATCCAGTCGGGCACGCTCAACCTCATCGCGACCCGCCTGAAACCGGGCGGGGTGCTCCACGTGGCCACCGACCACGCGGACTACGCCGAATGGATCGACGAGCTCGTCGAAGCGGAACCGGCCTTGGACTTCAAGGGCTGGCCGTGGGACGATGCCCCCATCCTGACCGACCGTCAAGTGATCACGAAATTCGAGGGCAAGGGCCTGGAAAAAGACCACATGATCCGCGAGTACCTGTGGGTGAAGAAATGA
- a CDS encoding MMPL family transporter, translating to MFYKWGQFAYRHRRIIPVVVIAIILLMQVLWGSKLGDRLSQEGWEDPGAASTTAAAVEEEVFGRDNNGDVILLVSGNVTDKQVMAEANRQISALKNQFPEQIDHITSYFDKPNPQLLSPDGTKAFAAIGLKGDGEQTLKDYRAIEDALYDIELPEGTEVQVAGATAIAGALDKGMAADIARAEKIGLIFVAIILLFAFGGVVAAAMPLVVGILSILGSLSALSLLAQVQQVNVFSQSVITLLGLGLAIDYGLFMVSRFREELDLRGDSPEDIEAAVAETTTTAGKTVFFSALMIGVALSGLLMFPQAFLKSVAYGAISAVVLAAIISVAVLPALFSMLGRNIDKFSARRTSRKARRIEDTIWYKIPSWAMRHSKPVIAGVAGALILLTLPIVGITFGGINESYLPPANQVRQAQDEFNETFPAFRTDPVKLVVEGASNDQFIDIVWQTRGITGLASPMEKTKSTPDGTFVLSGTLADRNGGEDVVKQLRAIDAPEGVKLHVGGTPAMEVESIEALLERLPWMAVYMVLATFLLMAVLFGSMILPVKAVLMNILGIGATLGFLTLVFVDGLGAGVLGFTPGPLMSPVLVLIIAILYGLSTDYEVFLVSRMVEARNKGADTDQSIKYGTAHTGSIITAAALIMIVVTAAFALSEIVMMKYISYGLIISLALDATLIRLLLVPAIMHELREDNWWAPRWIKRTAASFGEGGDRSKQLIDASSHPRTGDIPIGETVPANQHARSGISVDQDTQLIPFDELMRRLNG from the coding sequence GTGTTCTACAAGTGGGGCCAGTTTGCATATCGCCACCGCCGGATCATCCCGGTGGTTGTCATAGCGATCATTCTGCTCATGCAGGTGCTGTGGGGCTCCAAACTCGGCGACCGGCTCTCCCAGGAAGGGTGGGAGGACCCGGGAGCCGCGTCCACCACGGCAGCTGCGGTGGAAGAGGAGGTCTTTGGCCGCGACAACAACGGCGACGTGATCCTGCTCGTCAGCGGAAACGTCACGGACAAGCAGGTGATGGCGGAAGCGAACCGGCAGATCAGTGCTCTTAAAAACCAGTTCCCGGAGCAGATCGACCACATCACCAGCTACTTCGACAAACCGAACCCCCAGTTGCTCTCCCCGGACGGGACGAAAGCTTTCGCCGCGATCGGGCTGAAAGGCGACGGCGAGCAGACCCTGAAGGACTACCGCGCCATCGAGGACGCGCTCTACGACATCGAGTTGCCCGAGGGCACGGAAGTTCAGGTCGCAGGGGCCACCGCCATTGCAGGGGCGCTGGACAAGGGGATGGCCGCCGACATCGCCCGCGCGGAAAAGATCGGCCTGATCTTCGTCGCGATTATCCTGCTCTTCGCCTTCGGCGGCGTGGTCGCAGCCGCCATGCCTTTGGTAGTGGGCATTTTGTCCATCCTGGGGTCGCTGTCGGCGCTGTCGCTGCTCGCCCAAGTGCAGCAGGTCAACGTGTTCTCCCAGTCCGTGATCACGCTGCTGGGCTTGGGCCTGGCCATCGACTACGGCCTGTTCATGGTCTCCCGCTTCCGCGAGGAGTTGGACCTGCGCGGCGATTCGCCCGAGGACATCGAGGCCGCTGTCGCCGAGACCACCACCACGGCGGGCAAGACGGTGTTCTTCTCCGCCCTGATGATCGGTGTGGCGCTGTCCGGTCTGCTCATGTTCCCGCAGGCGTTCCTCAAATCTGTCGCGTACGGCGCGATCAGCGCGGTCGTGCTCGCGGCGATCATCTCGGTCGCTGTGCTGCCGGCTCTGTTCAGCATGCTGGGACGCAACATCGACAAATTCTCCGCACGCCGGACCAGCCGGAAGGCCCGCCGGATCGAGGACACCATCTGGTACAAGATCCCGTCCTGGGCGATGCGCCACTCCAAGCCGGTCATCGCCGGCGTGGCGGGAGCGCTTATCCTGCTCACGCTCCCCATCGTGGGAATCACCTTCGGCGGCATCAACGAGTCCTACCTCCCACCCGCCAACCAGGTGCGTCAGGCGCAGGACGAGTTCAACGAGACGTTCCCCGCCTTCCGCACGGACCCGGTCAAGCTCGTTGTCGAGGGCGCCTCGAACGACCAGTTCATCGACATCGTCTGGCAGACCCGCGGTATCACCGGACTGGCATCGCCGATGGAGAAGACCAAGTCCACGCCTGACGGCACCTTCGTCCTGTCGGGAACATTGGCGGACCGGAACGGCGGGGAGGACGTCGTCAAGCAATTGCGCGCGATTGACGCCCCGGAAGGCGTGAAGCTGCATGTCGGCGGCACCCCGGCGATGGAGGTCGAGTCGATTGAGGCCCTGCTGGAGCGCCTGCCGTGGATGGCCGTGTACATGGTGCTGGCCACATTCCTGCTGATGGCGGTGCTGTTCGGCTCGATGATCCTGCCGGTCAAGGCCGTGCTGATGAATATTCTCGGCATCGGCGCGACGCTGGGCTTCCTCACCCTCGTCTTCGTCGACGGTCTCGGCGCGGGCGTGCTCGGCTTTACCCCCGGCCCGTTGATGAGTCCGGTGCTGGTGCTCATCATCGCGATCCTGTACGGCCTGTCCACGGATTACGAGGTCTTCCTCGTCTCCCGCATGGTGGAGGCACGCAACAAGGGAGCGGACACGGATCAGTCGATCAAGTACGGCACGGCGCACACCGGCTCAATCATCACGGCGGCAGCGCTGATCATGATTGTCGTCACCGCCGCGTTCGCCCTCAGTGAGATCGTGATGATGAAGTACATCTCCTACGGCCTGATCATTTCGCTCGCACTCGACGCGACATTGATCCGCCTCCTGCTCGTCCCCGCGATCATGCACGAACTGCGCGAAGACAACTGGTGGGCACCGCGCTGGATCAAGCGCACCGCAGCATCGTTCGGGGAGGGCGGCGACCGCAGCAAGCAGCTTATCGACGCCTCATCCCACCCCCGCACCGGCGACATCCCCATCGGGGAGACCGTCCCGGCGAATCAGCACGCTCGTTCCGGCATTTCTGTCGACCAGGACACACAGCTCATCCCGTTCGACGAGCTGATGCGCCGGTTGAACGGGTAG
- a CDS encoding FAD-binding oxidoreductase: MNALGRSVDWQQVNPVGWHAHHGGVDKLLSSFNAVPNGQRVRLAKTTSNLFRSRAGESAGLDVSGLRGVIAIDPVDKTADVQGMCTYEDLVDATLPFGLAPLVIPQLKTITLGGAVSGMGVESTSFRNGLPHESVLEMDVLVGTGEIVTCSREENVELFRAFPNSYGSLGYAVRLKIELEEVADFVELAHVRYSDLHAFQDGLAQAAASGTWDGRPIHGLDAVAFSPEEQYIVLAFQTDEAPGVSDYTRDAIYYRSLQHPTGITHDFLTIRDYIWRWDTDWFWCSRAFAAQEPRVRKLWPRQLRRSSFYWKLVGLDKKYDLEYRFLKKPKNLPRTERVVQDIEVTDARLAEFLQWFFSASDIEPVWLCPIRLRAGVEELSGVGLPQSEPWPLYPLKPGTTWINVGFWSGVPADHVSAAQEPGAFNKVIESKVSELGGHKSLYSEAFYSRCEFEDLYGGGLPEQMKDQYDPHRRFPGLYEKTVENA, from the coding sequence ATGAACGCATTGGGGCGGAGTGTGGATTGGCAGCAGGTGAACCCGGTGGGGTGGCATGCACATCACGGGGGCGTCGATAAGCTGCTGAGCTCGTTCAATGCTGTGCCTAACGGGCAGCGCGTGCGGTTGGCCAAGACGACGTCGAATCTGTTCCGTTCCCGCGCGGGCGAGAGCGCCGGACTGGATGTAAGCGGGCTGCGCGGCGTCATCGCGATCGACCCGGTGGATAAGACCGCGGACGTGCAGGGCATGTGCACCTACGAGGATTTGGTGGACGCGACACTGCCGTTCGGCCTTGCTCCCCTGGTCATCCCGCAGCTGAAGACGATCACGCTCGGCGGCGCCGTCTCCGGGATGGGTGTGGAATCCACCAGTTTCCGCAACGGACTGCCGCATGAGTCGGTGCTGGAGATGGACGTCCTAGTCGGCACCGGCGAGATTGTCACCTGCTCGCGGGAGGAGAACGTGGAGCTGTTCCGCGCGTTCCCGAATTCCTACGGCTCCCTCGGCTATGCGGTACGGCTGAAGATCGAGCTGGAAGAGGTCGCGGATTTCGTCGAACTCGCCCACGTCCGTTACAGCGACCTGCACGCATTCCAGGACGGTCTGGCACAGGCCGCAGCCTCGGGGACCTGGGACGGCCGCCCCATTCACGGGCTCGACGCCGTGGCATTCTCCCCCGAAGAGCAGTACATCGTGCTCGCCTTCCAGACGGATGAGGCACCAGGGGTGTCCGACTACACCCGCGACGCGATCTACTACCGCTCGCTGCAGCACCCCACGGGCATCACACACGACTTTTTGACCATCCGCGACTACATCTGGCGCTGGGACACCGACTGGTTCTGGTGCTCCCGGGCCTTCGCCGCCCAAGAGCCGCGCGTGCGCAAGCTCTGGCCGAGGCAGCTGCGCCGCAGTTCTTTTTATTGGAAGCTCGTCGGACTGGACAAGAAGTACGACCTTGAATACCGGTTTTTGAAGAAACCGAAGAACCTGCCCCGCACAGAACGCGTCGTGCAGGACATCGAGGTCACCGACGCGCGCCTCGCAGAATTTCTGCAATGGTTCTTTTCCGCCAGCGACATCGAGCCGGTGTGGCTGTGCCCGATCAGGCTACGCGCCGGTGTAGAAGAGCTCTCCGGCGTGGGGTTGCCCCAGTCCGAGCCGTGGCCGCTCTACCCGTTGAAGCCGGGCACCACCTGGATCAACGTCGGATTCTGGTCCGGTGTCCCGGCTGACCATGTCTCCGCCGCGCAGGAGCCCGGTGCCTTCAACAAGGTCATCGAGTCGAAGGTCTCCGAGCTCGGCGGCCACAAATCCCTCTACTCGGAGGCCTTCTACAGCCGCTGCGAGTTCGAGGACCTGTACGGCGGCGGTTTGCCGGAGCAGATGAAAGACCAGTACGACCCACACCGGAGATTCCCGGGGCTGTACGAGAAGACAGTGGAGAACGCGTAG